One Etheostoma spectabile isolate EspeVRDwgs_2016 chromosome 12, UIUC_Espe_1.0, whole genome shotgun sequence genomic window carries:
- the si:ch211-155e24.3 gene encoding zinc finger protein 263: MEDCGFQSQLLSVMEVLAKAAVAEITRRVDDSCAVLRLEVSRSRRDIELLKRKSEAMEAELRRSRMRARRKAFYPPAAERFSPLVRVVLNRGRQSTCWNAEAQSQPQQCADVERADEAGPILIKEEGAEDDLWTNESEDKLIGEAEQMPRLEASQPAQTDIFVGHYPPAENADEPGSPVSPTDGTFPEQQPNRHQTAAELGVKHERDRETDEMAAPLDSAHRFVTEEGDGQLWSSNQCRDAAEPSFPYAEPQFEPPPSAAPPLSGLHMGDTWPRIPSIGKSHSVVGSSARVKRRARTFGCKRPQPDEGQGALSQINAMERCSVPPPPQHHQYPDSPQRRNPNQDLTPAPNLAIGISSFCGHNRSGLGLVRRTRTPWRSGVGEKRFSCTYCDKSFMRFSQLKEHLRSHTGEKPFSCLQCGRSFTKQCNLIRHAVVHSGEKPYACSMCGKCFTQRSSLKSHQKTAH; the protein is encoded by the exons ATGGAGGACTGCGGTTTCCAGAGCCAGCTACTGTCCGTCATGGAGGTCCTGGCCAAGGCAGCTGTGGCGGAGATAACCCGGCGTGTGGATGACAGCTGCGCGGTGCTCCGGCTGGAGGTGAGCCGGAGCCGGCGGGACATCGAGCTGCTGAAGCGGAAGAGCGAGGCCATGGAGGCAGAGCTGAGGAGGAGCAGGATGAGAGCCAGGAGGAAAG CGTTTTATCCTCCAGCCGCAGAGAGATTCTCTCCTTTAGTCCGAGTGGTGttgaacagagggagacagagcaCATGTTGGAATGCTGAGGCTCAGTCTCAACCCCAGCAG TGTGCAGACGTGGAACGTGCTGATGAAGCTGGACCCATCCTGATCAAAGAGGAGGGTGCAGAGGACGACCTGTGGACAAACGAGTCGGAGGACAAACTCA TCGGTGAAGCCGAGCAGATGCCACGTTTGGAAGCCTCCCAACCTGCCCAGACTGACATCTTTGTAGGGCATTACCCCCCCGCTGAGAACGCCGATGAGCCTGGATCTCCGGTTTCCCCAACAGACGGCACGTTCCCCGAGCAGCAGCCGAACAGACACCAAACTGCCGCGGAGCTCGGGGTGAAAcacgagagagacagagagaccgaTGAGATGGCAGCTCCTCTTGATTCAGCCCACAGGTTTGTGACCGAGGAAGGAGACGGACAGCTGTGGTCGTCCAATCAGTGCAGAGACGCTGCTGAGCCAAGCTTCCCGTACGCTGAGCCACAGTTTGAGCCACCCCCCTCTGCGGCCCCGCCTCTAAGCGGACTGCATATGGGAGACACGTGGCCCCGGATTCCCTCGATAGGGAAATCCCACTCAGTCGTGGGGAGTTCAGCGCGCGTGAAAAGACGAGCCAGAACGTTTGGATGTAAGAGGCCGCAGCCAGATGAGGGACAGGGTGCTTTATCACAGATCAACGCCATGGAGCGATGCTCGGTTCCTCCGCCACCACAGCATCATCAGTACCCAGATTCTCCTCAACGGAGGAACCCAAACCAGGATTTGACGCCGGCGCCAAACCTAGCTATAGGCATTTCTTCTTTCTGTGGGCACAACCGCAGCGGCCTGGGCCTGGTGAGGAGGACAAGGACGCCCTGGAGGTCCGGCGTTGGCGAGAAGAGGTTCAGCTGCACCTACTGCGACAAAAGCTTCATGAGGTTCAGTCAGCTCAAGGAGCACCTGCGGAGCCACACGGGGGAGAAGCCATTCAGCTGCCTGCAGTGCGGCCGCAGCTTCACCAAACAGTGCAACCTGATCCGACACGCGGTGGTGCACAGCGGAGAGAAGCCCTACGCCTGCTCGATGTGCGGCAAGTGCTTCACCCAGCGCTCCAGCCTCAAGTCCCATCAGAAAACAGCACACTGA